In Candidatus Nitrosarchaeum limnium SFB1, the following proteins share a genomic window:
- a CDS encoding biotin synthase, which yields MHDFIKECQEKVFSGTGISSDDAEKLFNLPDEDIGELARAANQITRDFNGNRVDVEQLNNIKKNACSEDCSFCGQSAFFNTGIDTYQLPPAEEVVIKAEKAKKEGAESYCLVAAWREPSPRDFEKVCNIIQEINDKVGISVECSLGFLTPIQAKKLKELKVKRYNHNLETSKSKFSEICTTHTYEDRLKTLYIARDAGLELCTGGIIGLGETRKQRLELALELATLYPEEITINILVPVPGTPLELQTKLENTEIVRMFSVIRFLLPESVIKISGGRETNLNDSGEELLQSGANGIITSGYLTMGGNDSQKDMNMIKKIGLEA from the coding sequence ATGCATGATTTTATTAAAGAATGTCAAGAAAAAGTTTTTTCTGGAACTGGAATATCAAGTGACGATGCTGAAAAACTCTTTAATTTACCAGATGAAGACATAGGAGAGTTAGCAAGAGCAGCAAATCAAATTACACGTGATTTTAATGGGAATCGGGTTGATGTAGAACAGTTAAACAATATTAAAAAAAATGCATGTAGTGAAGATTGTTCTTTTTGTGGTCAGTCAGCATTCTTCAATACCGGAATTGACACGTATCAATTACCTCCAGCAGAAGAAGTTGTAATCAAAGCTGAGAAGGCAAAAAAAGAAGGAGCAGAATCATATTGCCTTGTTGCAGCATGGAGAGAACCATCACCAAGAGATTTTGAGAAAGTTTGCAACATCATTCAAGAAATTAATGATAAAGTAGGAATAAGTGTAGAATGTAGTCTTGGATTTCTTACACCAATTCAAGCAAAAAAGCTAAAAGAGCTTAAAGTAAAAAGATACAATCATAATTTAGAAACATCAAAATCAAAATTTTCAGAAATATGTACTACTCACACTTACGAAGATCGATTGAAGACTCTATACATTGCTCGTGATGCAGGATTAGAATTATGCACTGGTGGCATTATAGGGTTAGGTGAAACTAGAAAACAGCGGTTAGAATTAGCGCTTGAATTAGCAACTCTTTATCCAGAAGAAATCACAATAAATATTTTAGTTCCAGTTCCAGGAACTCCATTAGAATTGCAAACAAAATTAGAAAACACAGAGATTGTAAGAATGTTTTCAGTGATCAGATTTCTTTTGCCGGAATCTGTTATAAAAATTTCAGGTGGGAGAGAGACAAATCTGAATGACTCAGGCGAGGAATTACTACAAAGTGGTGCAAATGGAATAATCACTTCAGGCTATCTAACCATGGGAGGAAACGATTCTCAAAAAGATATGAATATGATCAAAAAGATAGGACTGGAAGCATAA
- a CDS encoding hydroxymethylglutaryl-CoA synthase, with translation MAAGIDDIAIYIPRLYIDAADFAKARGLDPEKLQKGLGVSQMAIVDTNQDPACLAANACLQIMKKNKLSPEDIGRLYVSTESSFDESKAMNSYVIGMLEQVYGQGAFEHCGGVETKFACVSGSYALYDNTNWIRAGEAEGKQALVVVSDIAKYDMGSSGEMTQGAGAVVMLLNDEPRLLAFDPKVTATSIKDEYDFYRPFGKETPIVHGQYSNLLYMIQVRKALETYKKKALSSGLIKLEPGETILDHMDYLNMHLPYSNMGKKALAYLVRHEWRQLPRWKRIIQEIGTQEPIPKDPRGTIESVLGDGEFMAKDHEFTKLFTKTKEFQEVYESKLASSLVASKMIGNLYTASLYLGFRSCLEFEYQKGIDLNGKRVGFGSYGSGSSAMVFSGLIQPQYEEIVKDMNLEAELAPRRKLTLEEYEILHENKLSPEESMLNTKREFILVDVNTTTESRGERRYIFNE, from the coding sequence ATGGCAGCAGGAATTGACGATATTGCAATATACATACCAAGACTCTACATAGATGCAGCTGATTTTGCAAAGGCCAGGGGGTTAGACCCTGAGAAACTCCAAAAGGGTTTAGGAGTATCTCAAATGGCAATTGTAGATACAAATCAAGACCCAGCTTGTCTTGCAGCAAATGCATGTCTTCAGATAATGAAGAAAAACAAGCTATCGCCAGAAGACATTGGAAGACTGTATGTATCAACAGAATCATCATTTGATGAATCTAAAGCCATGAATTCTTATGTGATTGGGATGCTCGAACAAGTTTACGGTCAAGGAGCTTTTGAGCATTGTGGCGGAGTAGAAACAAAATTTGCTTGTGTAAGCGGCTCCTATGCACTTTATGATAATACAAATTGGATTAGAGCAGGAGAAGCAGAAGGAAAACAGGCACTGGTTGTAGTATCAGACATTGCAAAATACGATATGGGTTCAAGCGGTGAGATGACACAAGGAGCAGGAGCAGTAGTAATGTTGCTCAATGACGAACCAAGACTGTTAGCTTTTGATCCTAAAGTGACAGCTACATCAATTAAAGATGAATATGATTTTTACCGACCTTTTGGAAAAGAAACACCAATTGTACATGGGCAATATTCTAATCTATTGTATATGATTCAAGTAAGAAAAGCATTAGAGACTTACAAAAAGAAAGCTCTTTCATCAGGATTAATAAAATTAGAACCAGGTGAAACGATTTTAGATCATATGGATTATCTTAACATGCATTTGCCATATAGCAACATGGGTAAGAAAGCTTTAGCATATCTAGTGAGACATGAATGGCGACAACTTCCAAGATGGAAAAGAATAATTCAAGAGATTGGAACCCAAGAGCCAATACCAAAAGATCCACGTGGAACAATAGAATCTGTTTTAGGCGATGGTGAGTTCATGGCAAAAGACCACGAATTCACAAAATTATTTACAAAGACAAAAGAATTCCAGGAAGTTTATGAATCAAAACTTGCAAGCTCACTTGTGGCATCAAAGATGATTGGTAATTTGTACACAGCGTCACTGTATCTTGGATTTAGAAGTTGTTTAGAATTTGAATATCAAAAGGGAATTGATTTGAATGGAAAGCGTGTCGGATTCGGATCATATGGAAGCGGAAGTAGTGCCATGGTGTTTAGCGGTTTAATTCAACCGCAATACGAAGAAATTGTAAAAGATATGAATCTTGAGGCAGAGCTTGCTCCAAGAAGAAAACTGACCTTGGAAGAATACGAAATATTACACGAGAACAAGCTTTCACCAGAAGAGTCAATGCTTAATACAAAAAGAGAATTTATTCTAGTAGATGTAAATACAACTACTGAATCAAGAGGCGAAAGACGCTATATATTCAATGAATAA
- a CDS encoding aminotransferase class-III has protein sequence MKEWDSFTKIVKAKGMWLTDSDGNNLLDGVASMWCNVWGHSKPELINAITKQSKKTQHTSMFNLTNEPAEDLATNLIKISPGMHKVFYSDNGSSAMEIAFKMGLQYWNNIGEKKKTKIMTLENGYHGDTFGSMAVGYVPEFFNKFKRQLFATIQIPVPNKYRIPKGFSYQDYQNFCIDKIEEVFSKDEKIAMFVMESGAQVAGGVNIFPEGFQKKISKLCKKYNVLLVLDEIATGFGRLGSMLQYTEQKSIPDITAYGKMLTGGYITMAATLANKKIYDSFLGEFDDWKHLFHGHTFTGNPLAASVANENLKLYEKYSLIKKIKKTSKVFEEYYERISELETVGDVRHKGMLIGIELVKNKQSKVPIHPKKSINKIFFEEGKKHGIYLRTLGNIVMIVPPLAISENELDTLLNRTIKTVKSAQNQVL, from the coding sequence ATGAAAGAATGGGATTCATTTACTAAAATTGTAAAGGCCAAAGGAATGTGGCTTACAGACTCGGATGGAAATAATCTTTTAGATGGAGTTGCATCAATGTGGTGTAATGTCTGGGGACATTCCAAGCCAGAATTAATTAATGCAATTACAAAACAAAGTAAAAAAACACAACATACGTCTATGTTTAATTTAACAAATGAACCAGCAGAAGATCTTGCAACAAATTTGATAAAAATATCGCCTGGAATGCACAAGGTATTCTATTCAGATAATGGTTCATCAGCAATGGAAATCGCATTTAAGATGGGATTACAGTACTGGAATAACATAGGTGAGAAAAAGAAAACAAAGATCATGACATTAGAAAATGGTTATCATGGAGACACGTTTGGGTCTATGGCTGTTGGATACGTTCCAGAATTTTTCAATAAATTCAAGAGACAGTTATTTGCAACAATACAAATTCCAGTTCCAAACAAATACAGAATTCCAAAAGGGTTTAGCTACCAAGATTATCAAAATTTTTGCATAGATAAAATTGAAGAGGTATTTTCAAAAGATGAAAAAATTGCAATGTTTGTCATGGAAAGTGGTGCGCAGGTAGCTGGTGGAGTAAACATCTTTCCAGAAGGATTTCAAAAAAAAATCAGTAAACTATGTAAAAAATACAATGTACTTTTAGTATTAGATGAGATAGCGACAGGTTTCGGACGTTTGGGTTCAATGCTGCAGTATACTGAACAGAAAAGCATTCCAGACATTACTGCATATGGAAAGATGCTAACTGGAGGATACATAACGATGGCTGCAACATTAGCAAATAAAAAAATATACGATTCATTTTTAGGAGAATTTGATGATTGGAAACATCTCTTCCATGGACATACATTTACTGGGAATCCATTAGCAGCATCAGTTGCAAATGAAAATTTAAAATTATATGAAAAATATTCCTTGATTAAAAAAATTAAAAAAACATCAAAAGTATTTGAGGAGTATTATGAAAGAATATCAGAATTAGAAACGGTTGGAGATGTAAGACACAAAGGAATGCTTATTGGAATAGAACTAGTCAAAAACAAACAAAGTAAAGTTCCAATACATCCAAAAAAATCAATTAATAAAATTTTCTTTGAAGAAGGAAAAAAACATGGGATTTATCTCAGGACATTGGGAAATATTGTAATGATCGTACCACCTTTAGCGATATCTGAAAACGAATTAGATACTTTGTTAAACAGAACAATTAAGACCGTTAAATCAGCTCAGAATCAGGTTTTATAG
- a CDS encoding dethiobiotin synthase: MDVNVGVMKPFAAGIPQKTGFKSEDVEILANASQVNDPEDLLNPQFFPIPASPYTALKNLKIKPNVKLILERYKKLSKLHSMLLVEGMGGIMTPILKNYFVTDLIKSMNLETIIVTRTKVGTVNHTIMTCKMCENYKISVKGIIINNFDINGYRVKELKRDLEDLTNYPVLGSIPFIDDMSDASLYRIFKKNLDLKSLLN; this comes from the coding sequence ATGGATGTTAATGTTGGCGTAATGAAGCCTTTTGCTGCAGGGATTCCACAAAAAACTGGATTCAAGTCGGAGGATGTTGAAATTTTAGCAAATGCTTCACAAGTAAATGATCCTGAAGATTTACTGAATCCCCAATTTTTTCCAATTCCTGCATCGCCTTATACTGCATTAAAAAATTTAAAAATAAAACCTAATGTTAAACTCATCTTAGAACGATACAAAAAATTATCAAAATTACATTCTATGCTGCTAGTTGAGGGAATGGGCGGTATCATGACTCCTATACTTAAAAACTATTTTGTAACTGACTTGATTAAATCAATGAACCTGGAAACAATTATTGTAACCAGAACAAAAGTTGGTACTGTTAATCATACTATCATGACTTGCAAAATGTGTGAGAATTACAAAATTTCAGTTAAGGGAATAATAATTAATAATTTTGATATAAATGGATATAGAGTCAAAGAATTAAAAAGAGATTTAGAAGATTTAACAAATTACCCTGTACTTGGCTCTATTCCGTTTATTGATGATATGAGTGATGCATCGCTTTATCGTATTTTTAAAAAAAATCTTGATCTGAAGTCTTTATTAAATTAA
- a CDS encoding hypothetical protein (hypothetical protein Nmar_0827), whose product MQEEPNPIKDYLFDYLKSKKIQELTAQSKFIEIINDVLENCFDKIVSMGRKEEGLAILATGLLHYLLTNALIPSQRKIEYNKIEIDIVIPNLKTLQTDPKKSLIIYIPKSSDNNVIKEKLNQLEKIQPIKDNIWIITTKELDFQNKTYEIKKNNGSFSKIINDIGQFVNVQGENKFKILRI is encoded by the coding sequence ATGCAAGAAGAACCAAATCCAATCAAAGACTATCTGTTTGATTATCTAAAATCTAAAAAAATTCAAGAGTTAACTGCACAGTCAAAATTTATCGAGATAATCAATGATGTTTTAGAAAATTGTTTTGACAAAATAGTTTCAATGGGGAGGAAAGAAGAAGGTTTAGCAATCTTAGCCACAGGATTACTCCATTATCTTTTGACAAATGCATTGATTCCTAGTCAAAGAAAAATAGAATACAACAAAATAGAGATAGATATCGTAATTCCGAATTTGAAAACACTTCAAACAGATCCCAAGAAAAGTTTGATAATATATATTCCAAAAAGTAGTGACAATAACGTAATAAAAGAAAAATTAAATCAATTAGAAAAAATCCAACCAATCAAAGACAACATTTGGATTATAACTACAAAAGAACTAGATTTTCAAAACAAAACATATGAAATTAAAAAGAATAACGGATCATTTTCAAAAATAATTAATGATATTGGGCAATTTGTAAATGTTCAAGGAGAAAATAAATTCAAAATTTTACGAATTTAA